One Manihot esculenta cultivar AM560-2 chromosome 6, M.esculenta_v8, whole genome shotgun sequence DNA segment encodes these proteins:
- the LOC122723821 gene encoding uncharacterized protein LOC122723821 isoform X2 has product MKVQCLVMAKGLIWATAEDLGRNRGRVISLYRQILRSLNSPSLPLNLAARLAKKAEVRAIFMLASEERSLHNINDLIDTGEYALSILRKGEIPNNIQW; this is encoded by the exons ATGAAGG TTCAGTGCTTAGTAATGGCAAAAGGTCTGATATGGGCAACAGCAGAAGATCTGGGAAGGAATAGAGGACGGGTTATTTCTCTTTATCGCCAAATTTTGCGCAGCCTCAACTCTCCAAGTTTGCCTCTTAATTTAGCTGCTAGACTGGCTAAGAAGGCTGAAGTTCGTGCCATCTTCATGCTGGCTTCTGAGGAGAGATCCCTCCACAATATCAATGATCTTATCGACACTGGTGAATATGCTCTCTCTATCCTGAGAAAAGGTGAAATCCCCAACAACATCCAATGGTAA
- the LOC122723821 gene encoding ferric reduction oxidase 7, chloroplastic-like isoform X1, whose product MSMDQYPVQEPLLSSQGVKKRPLFVSSVKWVLEILMWVIFIAWVVFIFLYPTQFGNELFEKFVGATSGTLFGLSGSIFLLLSGPILLIAFLAIAHLIISGEDEFHHKKNSKYPSVRLWTFPVLVDGPFGVVSAAEFIGILLFVVYIIWAVYVYTLRNLSLISQLHLTSKDEGYSVFCFDILICIAYLLFMRLNYIYFSFSLVLTCFPLY is encoded by the exons ATGTCCATGGATCAATACCCAGTTCAGGAACCTCTTCTTTCAAGCCAAGGTGTCAAGAAGAGGCCTCTCTTTGTATCGTCAGTGAAATGGGTTCTCGAGATTCTTATGTGGGTGATTTTCATTGCATGGGTTGTGTTTATCTTTCTGTATCCAACGCAATTTGGTAATGAATTGTTTGAGAAATTTGTTGGAGCCACCAGTGGAACTCTTTTTGGCCTTTCAG GAAGCATATTCTTATTACTGAGTGGACCTATTCTTCTTATTGCATTTCTTGCTATTGCACATCTGATCATCTCTGGAGAAGATGAGTTTCACCA TAAGAAGAATTCAAAGTATCCAAGTGTCCGCCTGTGGACATTTCCTGTTCTTGTGGATGGACCATTTGGGGTTGTTTCTGCTGCTGAGTTTATTGGGATTCTCCTGTTTGTTGTGTACATCATCTGGGCTGTCTATGTCTATACTCTGCGGAATCTCAGCCTTATCTCCCAGTTGCATTTAACTTCTAAAGATGAAGGGTACAGCGTTTTCTgctttgatattttaatatgtatTGCTTATTTACTGTTtatgagattaaattatatttacttttctttttctttagttCTCACTTGTTTTCCGCTCTATTGA
- the LOC110618000 gene encoding ferric reduction oxidase 6: MSMDQYPVQEPLLSSQGVKKRPLFVSSVKWVLEILMWVIFIAWVVFIFLYPTQFGNELFEKFVGASSGTLFGLSGSIFLLLSGPILLIAFLAIAHLIISGEDEFHHKKNSKYPSVRLWTFPVLVDGPFGVVSAAEFIGILLFVVYIIWAVYVYTLRNLSLISQLHLTSKDEGIWLLELTGLRLGMIGLFCMVFLFLPVARGSALLRLIDIPFEHATRYHVWLGHLTMLLFTLHGLFYVIGWGMQGNLRYEIIEWRDVGISNLAGVISLLAGLFMWVTSLPGVRKWNFELFFYTHQLYVVFVLFFAFHVGDFIFSMAAGAIFLFMLDRFLRFCQSRRTVDVVSAKCLPCGTVELVFSKPGNLRYNALSFVFLQIRELSWLQWHPFSVSSSPLDGKYHLSILIKVLGRWTDKLRGVIMKASEVETAKSPDQPFQPHTKITASVEGPYGHEVPYHLMYENLILVAGGIGISPFLAILSDILHRVNEGRPCLPKNVLIVWAVKKSNEIPLLSTVDMESICPYFSDKLNLETCIYVTRETDPLLEEGIVHKATNSSICTASKGCGMSVLVGTGDNIWSGLYIISSTVGFIILLCLLDVFYINRYGVQSWWYKGLLFIVCMFASIFIFGGCVVGLWHLWERKTSARDEYREDGRKAEKVPNNEDMEDKNFFEKNHSSSTVIQYGSRPDFKEIFGSVSKRWGFVDVGVIICGPPTLQSSVAREIRSQNLRRESHDPVFHFHSHSFDL, translated from the exons ATGTCCATGGATCAATACCCAGTTCAGGAACCTCTTCTTTCAAGCCAAGGTGTCAAGAAGAGGCCTCTCTTTGTATCGTCAGTGAAATGGGTTCTCGAGATTCTTATGTGGGTGATTTTCATTGCATGGGTTGTGTTTATCTTTCTGTATCCAACACAATTTGGTAATGAATTGTTTGAGAAATTTGTTGGAGCCAGCAGTGGAACTCTTTTTGGCCTTTCAG GAAGCATATTCTTATTACTGAGTGGACCTATTCTTCTTATTGCATTTCTTGCTATTGCACATCTGATCATCTCTGGAGAAGATGAGTTTCACCA TAAGAAGAATTCAAAGTATCCAAGTGTCCGCCTGTGGACATTTCCTGTTCTTGTGGATGGACCATTTGGGGTTGTTTCTGCTGCTGAGTTTATTGGGATTCTCCTGTTTGTTGTGTACATCATCTGGGCTGTCTATGTCTATACTCTGCGGAATCTCAGCCTTATCTCCCAGTTGCATTTAACTTCTAAAGATGAAGG CATCTGGCTATTAGAATTGACAGGACTTCGACTTGGTATGATTGGATTATTTTGCATGGTATTTCTATTCCTTCCGGTCGCAAGAGGATCAGCCCTTCTCCGACTTATTGATATCCCTTTTGAGCATGCTACAAGATACCATGTGTGGTTGGGACACTTGACAATGCTGCTTTTTACACTCCATGGTCTATTCTACGTAATTGGATGGGGAATGCAGGGCAATCTCCGTTATGAA ATAATAGAATGGAGAGATGTTGGCATTTCCAATCTTGCCGGTGTTATCAGCCTTTTAGCTGGACTTTTTATGTGGGTGACATCACTTCCTGGTGTGAGAAAGTGGAATTTCGAATTGTTTTTTTACACCCATCAACTATATGTGGTGTTTGTCCTCTTCTTTGCATTCCATGTTGGTGATTTTATTTTCAGCATGGCTGCTGGTGCAATATTTCTTTTCATGCTTGATCGGTTTTTAAGATTTTGCCAATCACGAAGGACTGTTGATGTAGTTTCAGCCAAATGCCTTCCATGTGGAACTGTGGAACTGGTCTTCTCAAAACCAGGAA ATTTGCGATATAATGCCCTTAGTTtcgtttttcttcaaatccggGAGTTATCATGGCTTCAATGGCATCCTTTCAGCGTTTCATCTAGTCCTTTGGACGGTAAATATCATCTATCCATTCTCATAAAGGTCCTTGGGAGATGGACAGATAAGCTTAGAGGAGTTATCATGAAAGCATCTGAGGTAGAAACAGCAAAATCACCGGACCAACCTTTCCAACCACATACCAAGATTACGGCTTCTGTTGAGGGGCCGTATGGGCATGAAGTACCATATCACTTGAT GTATGAGAACCTCATTCTAGTAGCTGGTGGAATAGGAATTTCACCTTTCTTGGCGATCTTGAGTGATATTCTCCACCGAGTTAATGAAGGCAGACCCTGCTTACCCAAAAATGTCTTAATTGTTTGGGCTGTGAAAAAGTCAAATGAGATTCCTCTTCTGTCAACTGTCGACATGGAGTCAATTTGTCCATATTTCTCTGACAAACTAAATCTGGAAACCTGTATTTATGTTACCCGAGAAACAGATCCCCTATTA GAAGAGGGGATCGTGCACAAGGCTACAAATTCTTCTATCTGCACTGCCTCAAAGGGATGTGGCATGTCAGTTTTGGTAGGGACAGGTGATAACATATGGTCTGGACTTTACATTATTTCATCTACAGTGGGCTTTATTATTTTACTGTGTCTGTTGGATGTGTTCTATATTAACCGATATGGCGTACAATCATGGTGGTACAAAGGACTTCTTTTTATAGTATGCATGTTTGCAAGTATTTTTATCTTTGGAGGTTGTGTGGTTGGATTGTGGCATCTGTGGGAGAGGAAAACTTCAGCCAGGGATGAATACCGGGAAGATGGGAGGAAGGCTGAGAAGGTTCCAAATAATGAAGATATGGAAGATAAGAACTTTTTTGAGAAAAACCATTCAAGCTCTACTGTGATACAGTATGGTTCAAGACCAGACTTCAAAG AAATTTTTGGATCTGTATCGAAGCGCTGGGGCTTTGTCGATGTGGGGGTGATAATATGTGGTCCTCCAACTCTTCAGTCAAGTGTTGCTAGAGAAATCAGGTCTCAGAACTTGAGGAGAGAATCCCATGATCCTGTCTTCCATTTCCATAGCCATAGCTTTGATCTGTAG
- the LOC122723821 gene encoding uncharacterized protein LOC122723821 isoform X3 — MAKGLIWATAEDLGRNRGRVISLYRQILRSLNSPSLPLNLAARLAKKAEVRAIFMLASEERSLHNINDLIDTGEYALSILRKGEIPNNIQW, encoded by the coding sequence ATGGCAAAAGGTCTGATATGGGCAACAGCAGAAGATCTGGGAAGGAATAGAGGACGGGTTATTTCTCTTTATCGCCAAATTTTGCGCAGCCTCAACTCTCCAAGTTTGCCTCTTAATTTAGCTGCTAGACTGGCTAAGAAGGCTGAAGTTCGTGCCATCTTCATGCTGGCTTCTGAGGAGAGATCCCTCCACAATATCAATGATCTTATCGACACTGGTGAATATGCTCTCTCTATCCTGAGAAAAGGTGAAATCCCCAACAACATCCAATGGTAA